TTTCCAGCTCTTCGTATTCCGCTGTTGCACGGGCGGCTATGGAGCGAAGCGGAGAACCAGAACGGCTCCCACGTCGCGATCATCAATCAGACGCTCGCGCGTTCCTACTTTCCGAAAGGCGATGCTGTGGGGCATTCGATCAAGCTGCCGGAGATCGAAAGCCGTCCCCCCCCGAGGTGGTGTCGGCGCCCGGCATAGCAGATGCGTGGCTGATGATCGTGGGCGTTGTGGCGGATGCCCGCAACGATGGACTGAGAAATCCCGTGAAGCCGGCCGTCTTCATTCCCTACACGCTCAGCATGAGCCAGGGCACACAGATTCTGGCGAGATCGGATGTGCCTCCCATGACGCTGGTCCACGCCATAGGGAAGCAGGTGAACGCAGTCAATGCGGAACAGCAGATCTACGACAACGTGGAGGAGCTAAGCCTCTGGATCGCCGAAGAGCCGGAGTGGCAACAGGATCATCTGGTGTCGTGGATCTTTGGCCTCTTCGCGAGTTTGGGACTGGCCCTGGCTGCCGTGGGACTCTACAGCGTTGTGTCGTATACCGTGGCCCAGCGAACAAATGAGTTTGGCATTCGCGTGGCGCTGGGGGCAGGGCGTGCCCACGTCTTGCGGATCGTTTTCGCATC
This genomic window from Terriglobus albidus contains:
- a CDS encoding FtsX-like permease family protein — translated: MIVGVVADARNDGLRNPVKPAVFIPYTLSMSQGTQILARSDVPPMTLVHAIGKQVNAVNAEQQIYDNVEELSLWIAEEPEWQQDHLVSWIFGLFASLGLALAAVGLYSVVSYTVAQRTNEFGIRVALGAGRAHVLRIVFASTLVSVGGGVLCGLVLIGGLNKILARWADGNAHDPMVLTAGTLLLGLVAGIACAIPAQRASRVDPITALRCD